Sequence from the Piscinibacter sp. HJYY11 genome:
AACTCGGCGTAATAGTCCTTCACGACAACCTGACCAGGACGGAAGAGCTCGAATTGCAGACCGCGGCCAAGACCAGCTTGGTTGATGTCGGACAGCAATGCATCCATCTCGGCTTTGCCAGGAAGCTGCTTCTCCAGCTGGGTCACGTATTCCTCGACCTGGAGCTTCTGCTTACGCAACTCTTCGAGATTCACTGCCTGAGCTAGCTTGCCCCGGTAGTCTTGCTTGAGCACTGGTTCCTTGCCGCGCTCAGTTTCCAGTTCCTCCGCCGCAGTGGACAGGAGCAAGAACCATCCAAGTACCACCATGAAGATTGCCAATGCAATCCAGACGGCCACCTTGGGCAGCATCGGCCACTGGCCTGGCTCGTTGGGATTGAGGCCGCGGAACTGAGACGCAGCTGCCCCGAAAACCGAGTTCAGGTCGACGTTGAGAGATTTGCCTTGTGTTGCCATGACGTGTCTGGCCTCAGGGTTTCGGCGGCTTCACGACTGCAGCACCGGCAGCAGGCTGGGACGCGACGCCTGACGCGGCAGCGGCAGCATCCTGGGGCCGCTTGATGCTGATCCGCATGGCGAAGTCATAGAGACGCTTCTGCTCCCGCCCGGCAGCCGCCTGGACAGTTGCCGCCTTGATCTCGACCAGCTCCGGGCGCATCAGCCATTCCGAGTTGTTGCCGGTGTTGCGCAGCAGCTCCGAGACGCGCTCGTTTGTTTGCGCCACGCCCGCAAGACTGAGCACCTGCCCGTCTTGCTTGATGGTCCGGTAGTAGATGCCTTCCGGCGTCTGCTTGACCAACTCGTTGAGCACATGCACCGGCACGTTGCGGTCGATCTGCAGGTCTTCCACCGCCTTCTGCCGCGCCTTGAGCGCCTCGATCTCGGAGCGAAGGTTGGCGATGTCCTTGATCTGGATTTCGAGTTCCTTGATCTTGGTCGTGAGGAACTGGTTGCGCTCCTGTTGGCCGACGGTCATCTGCTGCAGCACCAAGTACCACAAACCAACGACGACCAAGCCCGACGCGGCAGCCAAGCCCAATCCAACAAAGAAGGCCGCCTTGCGACGCTTGCGTTTTTCTTCCCGATGCGGGAGCAGGTTGATCAAGATCACTGCAGGAACCTCCGCATCGCCAAGCCGCAGGCCGTCAGGTAGGACGGCGCTTCGCGGCGCAGCTTGCTTTCACGCACAGCTGACCCAAGCTTCATGTTGTCGAAGGGGTTCACCACCATCGACGCGAACCCGGTGAGTTCGGTGACACGGTCCTTCAGGCCCGGCAAGGTCGCGGTGCCGCCAGCCAGCATCACGTAATGGACCTTGTGGTGCGGGGTGCTGGTGAAGAAGTACTGCAGCGCACGACCGATCTCTTGCGACAGGCTGTCGACGAACGGCGCGAGGATGGACGTCTCGTAGTCTTCAGGCAGGTCGGCGGCCAGCTTCTTCTGCTCTGCCTCTTCGAAAGAAAAACCGTACTGGCGCGAGATGAGTTGCGTCAACTGCGCACCACCGAAAGCCTGATCGCGGTCGTAGAGCATCTCATCGTCACGCAGCACCTTGAGGCTTGTCGTGTCGGCGCCGATCTCGAACAGCGCCACCAGCGCGTCCTTGCCTTCATTCGGCAGAGCTTCGATGAGGCGACTCATCGCGAGCCGCGACGCGTGGGACTCGATGTCAAGCACCACGGGCTTCAGGCCCGCCGCCTCGGCGAGGCCTTGCCGGTCTTGCACGCGATCCTTGCGAGATGCCGCGATCAGCACTTCGACATCACCGACGGAGGTCGGGCTCGGACCGATCACAGAGAAGTCAAGGCTGACTTCGTCCAGCGAGAAAGGAATGTATTGGTTCGCCTCGGACTCGACCTGCAGTTCGAGCTCTTCTTCACGAAGGCCCGCCGGCAACATGATCTTCTTGGTGATCACCGCCGACTGAGGCATGGCCATGATCACTTGCCGCGTCTTGGTGCCACTCTTGGTGACAACACGGCGCACAGCTTCCGCGACCTCGTCAAATTTCTCGATCTGACCATCGGCAATCCAGCCCTTTTCGAAGGGCTCGGCAGCGAAGCGCTCGAGTATGTACTCACCAGACGCGCTCTGCCCCAACTCGACCAGCTTGACGCTGGACGAGCTGATGTCCAAGCCGATCATCGGTGGATGCTTGCGGCCCAACAACATGTCTAGGAAGCTCACGAGACCCTCTCCCAACGCGCTCAAAAATGGGCGCTGGATTGTTAAGAAGTTACTTCAATGCTAGCAGTAAAGTCTTTGTACAACAAAGAAATTTCCAATTTTCACAACCTCGCCTCGTTGCGAAACTCTGACGCAAAACGCTGCCAAAAAACGGCAACTTCGGGTCAACCCTGAGCGCGTTTTGTCGCTTATTCGAGAAGCAGTTCACACCTCCGGTCGGCAGGGGGTCGATTCCTATAATCAGCCCCCACTTCGTTGGAGTTCCATGAGCGAAACCGATCGACAAGACGCCAGCCCGCCGCGCCGTTTCGCGTCATTGCCGCCGTGGGCGCAGTGGTTGGCCAAGGCGGCCGCCTGGTCGGTTGGGGGGCTCGCCGCTCTCGCCCTGATGGGGCTGATGCTGGCGGGCTTGGCTCTCGCGGTGGCGTATCCCAACTTGCCAGAAATCAGCGGACTGGTGGACTACCGCCCCAAGCTGCCGATGCGGGTGTACACATCGGATGGCGTGCTGCTGGGCGAGTTCGGCGAGGAGCGGCGCAACTTCACCCCCATCGCCCAGGTTCCCAAGGTGATGCAGCAGGCTGTGCTGGCCATTGAGGACGCACGCTTCTACCAGCACAGCGGGGTGGACTACAAGGGTGTGCTGCGGGCGGCCGTCGCCCAGTTCGCAGAATCCCGCAGCCAAGGCGCGTCGACCATCACGATGCAGGTCGCCCGCAACTTCTACCTGTCGACCGAGAAGACCTTCACCCGCAAGATCTATGAGGTGCTGTTGGCGCTGAAGATCGAGAGCATGCTCACCAAGGAGCAGATCCTCGAGGTCTACATGAACCAGATCTTCCTCGGACAGCGTGCCTACGGGTTTGCGGCTGCCAGCGAGATCTACTTCGGCAAACCGCTCAAGGATGTCACCATCGCCGAAGCGGCGATGCTCGCAGGGCTGCCCAAGGCGCCTTCCGCCTACAACCCGATCAACAACCCGAAGCGGGCCACCGTACGCCAGCAGTACATCATCGACCGCATGCTGGACAACGGCTTCATCACGCCCGAGCAGCACGAAGCCGCACGCGCGCAGACGCTGCGCTATCGGGCGCCGGCAGAGGTCGCGGTGCACGCCGAGTACGTGGCCGAGGCCGCCCGGCAGATGATCTTCAGCCAGTACGGCGAAGAGGCCTACACGCGCGGCCTGAACGTCTACCTGACGATCAATGCCGCCGAGCAGGTTGCGGCCTACCGGGCGCTGCGCAAAGGGATCCTCGACTATGAGCGTCGTCAGGTCTACCGAGGCCCCGAGGCCTACATCAACCTGCCGGGCAATGCCAAGGACATCGACGCACGCGTCGCCGAAGCGCTCGACGACCACCCCGACAACGACGAACTGCGCGCCGGCGTGGCCCTGGAAGCCAGCCCGCGCAAGGTGGTCGCCGTGTTGCAGAACGGAGAGACCATCACCGTCACCGGAGACGGCTTGAAGCCCGTCACCTCTGGGCTGGCCGAGAAGGGAAACCCAAAGACGCAGATCCGCCGGGGTGCCGTGATCCGCCTGATCAAGGGCCCGAAGGGCGATTGGTCGGTCACCCAGTTGCCGGAAGTGGAAGGTGCCTTCGTCTCATTGGACCCTCGCACAGGCTCGGTGCGTGCCATGGTCGGCGGCTTCGACTATGCGAAGAACAAGTTCAACCACGTGATCCAGGCGTGGCGGCAGCCTGGTTCGAGCTTCAAGCCCTTCATCTACTCGGCGGCGCTGGAAAAGGGCTTCACGCCCGCCACGGTCATCAACGACGCCCCACTTTTCTTCGACGCCGTGACCACCGGCAGCCAGCCATGGGAGCCGAAGAACTACGACGGCACCTTCGACGGCCCCATGTCCATGCGGCGTGGCCTCGCCAAGTCGAAGAACATGGTTTCGATCCGCATTCTGCAATCCGTGACGCCCGCCTATGCACAGGAATGGGTGACCCGCTTCGGCTTCGAAGCCGAGAAGCACCCTGCCTACCTCACGATGGCGCTCGGCGCCGGTTCGGTGACGCCGCTTCAGATGGCGTCTGCGTATGCGGTGTTCGCCAACGGCGGCTACCGGCTCAACCCCTACCTGATCAGCAAGATCACCGACAACAAGGGCCGCACGCTGAACGAGGCCAAGCCGCAGGCGCTAGACGACAGCACGCGTGCGATCGACGCTCGCAACGCGTTCGTGATGACGAGCCTGCTGCAGGAAGTGACCCGCGCCGGCACCGCCGCGCGCGCGCAGGGCACGCTGAAGCGCGCTGACATCTACGGCAAGACCGGCACGACCAACGACTCGATGGACGCCTGGTTTGCGGGCTACCAGCGCAACGTGGTCGCGGTGGTCTGGATCGGCTACGACACGCCGCGGAAGCTAGGCGACCGCGAAACCGGTGGTGGCCTGTCGCTCCCGGTGTGGATCGACTACATGGGCCAGGCCCTCAAGGGCGTGCCGGTGGCGGAAGCCTCGGCGCCGGAAGGCGTGGTCAATCTTGGCGGTGAGTGGTACTACGACGAATTCACCCACGGCAAGGGCGTGAGCAGCCTGGGCCTGGACGACAAGCTGCCGACCGCGCCCACCGAGGAAGAGAAGAAAAGCATCCTCGACCTCTTCAAGCGCTGAGCCAGCGCGCGGAGCGGACGCTTCAGGCCGTCGGCTTGAACGTGAGCGCGACGCCGGTCTGCTCGCTGGCACACGTCGATAGCAATGCGAAGAACTCGTGGCCTTCGCGCGTGTCCAGCCATCGGCCGTTCACATGCTTGAAGTGGTAGCCGCCGGAGCGTGCAGCCAGCCACAGTTCATGCAGCGGCGGCTGGGTGTTGATGATGAGCTTGCTGCCGTTGGGCAGGCTCAGCTCGAGCAAGCCACCGGTACGATGCGTGTCGATGTCGACCACGTCGTCCTGCAGCCACGCATCGACCGTGGCCTCGATCGACGACAACACCTCGCCTGCCAGTGCATGGAACTGTGCATCGGTGAGCGGCGTGGGAACGAGTTCAACGGTCATGATCAGGAGTCATTGCATGGCAGCCAGGCGAGTCAGTTTAGCGGCGCGGGCATTCGGAACGAATGCAGTAGGCCCTTTGGTGGCCTTGCTGCTGCTGTCGGCGTGCGGGCAGAAAGGCCCGCTCACGCTGCCCAAGCCGCCGGCGGCCGCAGCCGCCAGCGCACCTGCGGCATCCGCACCCCGCTGAGCTTTACAGGCGCCCTTCTTGCACCGCGTGGCAGGCCACGCGGGCGCCGTCGATCGTGGTGAGGACGGGGCGCTCCACACGACACCGCTCGTTCGCGTGCGGGCACCGGGGGTGGAACGAGCACCCTGTCGGCGGAGCCAATGGGTTGGGCACCTCGCCCTGCACCGGCGTTCGCGCGCGGCCGGTCATTCCGATGTCCGGGATCGCGTCGATCAACATGCGGGTATAGGGGTGACGCGGCATGCCGAAGATCTTCGATTTCTCGGCGACTTCGACCAGGCGGCCGAGGTACATCACCCCCACGCTGTCGCTCACGTGCCGGACCACCGCGAGGTTGTGCGAGATGAAGAGGTACGTGAGGCCATGGCGCTGTTGCAGGTCCTTCATGAGATTGAGCACCTGCGCCTGCACCGAGACATCGAGCGCCGACGTCGGCTCGTCGCACACCAGGAATTCAGGCTGCGTGGCCAGCGCCCGTGCGATCGAGACACGCTGACGCTGGCCGCCTGAAAACTGATGCGGGTACTTGTGCATGTCGGCAGCGACCAAGCCCACCGAGCCGAGCAGTTCGCCCACCCGGCCGTCGAGTTCGCTGGCACCGGCCACGAGGCGATGCTCGGTCAGCGCCTCGGCCACGATCTCGCGCACCCTCCATCGCGGGTTGAGGCTGGCGTAAGGGTCCTGGAAGATCATCTGCATGCGACGCCGCAGCGACAAGGCGTCCCGCCCAGCGAGCACCGTCGCGATGTCGGCGCCATCGAAGGCCACGCTGCCGTCCGTGGGTCGGTGCAAACCCACCAGGAGGCGCGCGACCGTGCTCTTGCCACAGCCCGACTCACCCACCAGCGCCAGCGTGCGGCCGCGCTCGATCGCAAAACTCACCTCGTCGACCGCATGCACCCACTGGCGCGGTCGGCGCTCGATCACCCGGTTGAGCCACGGCGGCGAGACGTCGAACCGCTTGCTCAGCGACCTGGCTTCGACCAGCGCGCTCATCCCGTGGCGCTCCGGTCATGGAGCCAGCACGCCGCCTGTGACGTGTCGGCTGGCATCAGGCCTGGCCGCTCCACGTGGCAGCGCGGCATCACGCGAGGGCAACGCGTGTGAAAGGCGCAACCGGTGGGAATCGCATCGAGGCGCGGCATGGCGCTGTCGATCTGCACCAGGCGCTCGCGGTCGTGGGTGATGGCAGGAATCGCCCCCATGAGGCCGACGGTGTACGGATGCGCCGGCGCATGGATGACCGATTGCACCGGCCCGAGCTCGGCCACGCGGCCGGCATACATCACCGCCACCCGGTCGCAGGTCTCGGCGATCACGCCCATGTCATGGGTGATGAGCATCACCGCGGCCCCATGCTCCTTGCACACACGCTTGAGCAAGGCGATCACCTGGGCCTGCACCGACACATCGAGCGCGGTCGTCGGCTCGTCAGCCACCACCAGCCGCGGCTCGGCGGCCAATGCGAGCGCAATGACCACGCGCTGGCGCATGCCGCCTGAGAACTGATGCGGGTAGTGATTGAATCGCTGCTCGGGCGCCGGAATGCCCGTCTCGCGCAGCAGCGAGATCGCACGCTCGCGCGCCTGCGCCTCGCTCACCGGAAGGTGCACGCGGATCGTTTCGGTGAGCTGGCGCCCGACGGTGTAGAGCGGGTTCAGCGAGGTGAGCGGGTCCTGGAAGATGGCGCCGATGTGGCGACCGCGCAGCTTGCGCATCTCTTCGTGCGGCAGGTTGTCGATGCGGCGACCGTTGAAGCGGATTTCACCGCCGGCAATGCGTCCTGGCGGCTCGATGAGCCCGATGATGGCCGCGCCCGTGAGTGACTTGCCCGCGCCGGACTCACCCACGACCCCCAGCACCTCGCCCGGTGCGATGCTGAACGACACCTCGTCCAGCGCCACCAGCGTGCCGCGCCGCGACGGGAACTCCACGCGCAGCCGGTCGACTTCGAGCAATGGCAATGTGCTCATGCGTCAGCGCAGGCGAGGGTTGAGGGCATCGCGCAACCAGTCGCCCAGCAGGTTGATGCTCAAGGCGATCAGCACCAGCGCCGCCCCGGGGAAGATGGTGATCCACCACTCGCCCGACATCAGGAAGTCGTTGCCGACGCGGATCAAGGTGCCGAGCGAGGGCGAGGTCACGGGCATGCCGACACCCAGGAAAGACAGCGTCGCTTCGATGAGGATCGCCGAGGCCACCTGGATGGTAGCCAGCACCGTCACCGGCCCCAGCACGTTGGGCAGCACGTGCCGCCGCATCAGCCGCAATGGCGGTACACCGATCACACGGGCGGCCTGCACGTATTCCTTGTTGCGCTCGACCAGCGTCGACCCGCGCACCGTGCGCGCGTATTGCACCCAGCCGGTCAGCGAGATGGCCACGATGAGCACCGCGAAGGCCAGGCTGTCGTGAGCCGCCGGAAAGAGCGCCCGGCCGACACCGTCCACCAGCAGTGCCACCAGGATGGCGGGGAAGGACAGCATCACGTCGCACACCCGCATGATCGCCGCATCGATCCTGCCGCCGACGTATCCGGCGATGAGCCCGAGCGTCACGCCGATGAGCACCGACACCAGCACCGACGCCACGCCCACCATCAGCGAGATGCGAGTGCCGTACATCAGGGCCGACAGGATGTCGCGGCCCTGGGCGTCGGTGCCGAGCAGGTAGCGCGGCTTGCCGTCGGCCAGCCAGGCGGGCGGCAACAGGGCATCGGCGAGCTCCAGGCTCGCCAGGTCCATCGGGTTGTGCGGCGCGACCAGGCCCGCAAACGCTGCACAGAACAGGCACACGAAAGCGATCGCCGCCGACACCATCGCCGACGGCGAGCGCTTGAAGCTGTGCCAGACGTCGCTGTCGAAGAAACGGGCTGTTGCCGTGCCGCTCACTTCGCCTTCTCGTTCACGACCACATACTTGTAAGGCATGTAGTTGTCAGCCAGCTGCACCAGCTCGATGTTGCGCTTCATCGCCCAGGCCAGCGCCTGCTGATGAAGCGGAAGGTGACCGATGTCGGCCGCGTGCGCCTCGAAGGCTTCCTTGATCATCGCGTTGCGCTTGGCCTGATCGGTCTCGCTCTGGATCTTGAGCGTGAGCTCATCGACCTTCGCGTTGCTGTAGGCACCGAGGTTGAACTGGCCCTGCCCTTTCTCAGTGGGCGAAGCCATCAGGGCCGACAGCGCGTTATGCGAGTCGTAGGTGCTCGGGGTCCAGCCCAGCAGGTAGAAGCTCGTGTCGCGACGCAGGATCTTGGGGAAGTAGGTGACCTTGGTTTCGGTCTGCAGGTTCACCTTCACACCGATGCGCGCAAGATTGGCCGCCACCGCCTGGCAGATGTCGGCGTCGTTGACGTAGCGGTCGTTGGGGCAGTTGAGCGCCACCTCGAAACCGCTTGGGTAGCCGGCCTCGGCCAGAAGCTTTTTCGCGGCCTCGACGTCGTAGGGCAATCGCTTGTTCTGCTCGGCCGAGAAGCCGCGGATGCCCGGGCCCACCATCAAGGCCGTGGGCAGCGCCGCGCCGCGCATCACCCGGCTCTTGATCGTCTCGATGTCGATGGCCTGGTAGAAGGCCTGGCGCACGCGCTTGTCCTTGAAGGGGTTCTTGCCCTTCACGTTGGAGAAGAGCAACTCGTCGCGCTTCTGGTCCATGCCGAGGAAGATCGTGCGCAGCTCGGGACCTTGCATCACCTTGAGCTTGGGCGAGGCCTTGATGCGCTCCACGTCTTGCAGTGGCACCGGCTCCATCACGTCGACCTCGCCCGAGAGCAGCGCGGCCACGCGCGTGGCGGCGTTGCCGATCGGCGTGAAGATCACTTCGGTGACGTTGGTGTCAACCTTGTCCCAGTAGGTGCCGTTGCGCACGAGCACCGTGCGCGAGCCCGGCTGGCGCTCCTTGAGGCGGAAGGGCCCGGTGCCATTGGCCTTGAAGCTCGCAGCGTTCTCGATGCCCTTGCGACGGTCGACGGGGGCTTGTGCCTTGTTGTCCTCGCACCATTTCTTGCTCATCACGAAGACGTTGGTGAGGACGTCCGGCAAGATGGGGAACGGCGTGAGCGTCTCCACCTCCACGGTGTGCGCGTCGATCTTGCGGACTTCCTTGAAGGTGTTGGTGTAGCCCTGCATGTCGGAGCCGGCACCGGCTGCGCGGTTGAAGGAGAACACCACGTCGTCGGCGGTGAAGGGCGTGCCGTCGTGGAAGTTCACACCACGCCGCAGCTCGAATCGCCAGACGGTGGGCTTGGGCTGTGACCATCGGGTCGCGAGGCCCGGCGAGAGGCCGAGCTTCTTGTCGCGTGCGACGAGCGGCTCGTAGATGTTGTTGGTGAACGTGAGCTGCAGCGACTCGTTCAGCGAATGCGGGTCCATCGACTGCGCATCGCCCTGGTTGGCCACCCGCAGCGTCACGGCTTGCGTCGAGCCCGCCATCAGCAGCACGCTCAGGATCATCGAGACATGGTGATTCCGCTTCATCGTCTGTCCTCCGGTAGCACTCAGATGGAACGCGCCACGCCCGAAGCATCGGCGCGCAGGCGCGGATCGACCGCGAAGTACAACAAGTCCACCACCAGGTTGATGGTGACGAACACCAGCGCAATGAGACACAGGTAGGCCGCCATCACCGGGACGTCGGCAAACGCCACCGCCTGAATGAAGAGCAGGCCCATGCCGGGCCATTGGAACACTTGCTCGGTGATGATCGAGAAAGCAATCAGCGAGCCCAGTTGAAGGCCGGTGATCGTGATGACCGGCACCAGCGTGTTCTTGAGGGCATGGCCGAAATACACCAGGTGGTCGGGCAAACCTCGGGCCCGCGCGAAGCGGATGAAATCGGTGCGCAGCACCTCCAGCATCTCGGCACGCACCAATCGCATGATGAGGGTGAGCTGGAAGATCGCGAGGGTCGTAGCTGGAAGGATCAAGTGCTTCCACCCATCCACGCTGGCCAGACCGGTGGCCCACGCGCCAAGCTGCGTGACATCGCCACGGCCAAAGCTCGGCAGCCACTGGAGTTGCACGGCGAAGATCAGGATCAGCAGGATGCCGATGAGAAAGGTCGGCAGCGACACACCGAGCAAGGACACGGTCATCAGCATCTGCGACATCACCGTGCCACGTCGCAAGGCCGCGTAGACACCCATCGGAATGCCCAGCAGCAAGGCCATCACTGCGGCCACGAGCGCCAGCTCCAGCGTGGCCGGGAAGCGCTCGGCCAGCAGGCGCGACACCTTCTGCCCTTGCCTCAGGCTGAGGCCGAACTCTCCCTGCACCGCATTGCCGACGAAGCGTACGAACTGCACCGGGAAAGGCTTGTCGAGCCCCAGGTCTGAGCGAAGTTGTTCACGCTGCGCGGGCGTCGCATCTTGGCCCAGGAGGTGAGTAACCGGGTCGCCCACGTACTGGAACAACATGAATGCGATGAACGCCACGGCGAGCATGACGGCAATCGCTTGCACTAGACGGCGGACGATGAAGACAAGCATCTCGGCAGGTTTGTACAACGAGATGGCCGCAAATTCGCAAAGCCAACAAAAAGGCCACCCGAAGGTGGCCTTGAGTGCCAGATCTCAGACGAGATCAGAAGCGGTGACGCACGCCGAGAGCGAAGGCGCGGTTGTTGGTGAAGCCAACACCAGGAGCGGCAGCGCCGTCCTTCTTCGCCTGACCGAAGTCAGCGTACAGGTTGGTACGCTTGCTCAGGTAGTAGTCGTAGCCAATGCCGACCTTGGTCTCGTCGCGGTTGTCTTCAGGGCTCAGGCGGGCCACGGCGAACTTAAGAGTGCCGGGGCCAATGGGAGCGGTCAGACCGAACTGCAGCCAGGTGTTGCTGTCGTTGTTGTTCAGGCCGTTCTTCGAACGAGCCACGTACAGCATGGGCTTCACCACGCCGAAGTTCCAGTGGAACGCGGCGTTGATCAAGGACGAGCCGTCACCATTGCCGCCAGCAGCGGGCAAAGGACCACCGTTGATCTTTTCGTAGCCGACGCCGAAGTAAATCGGACCGCTCGTGAATTCAACGTTCAGGCCATCGTCGCGGCCCACAGTTGCCGAGCCCTCGCCCAGGCCGGTGGCCAGGTTGGCGGTGAAACCGCCCCAGTTCGGGGTCTTGTAACCCACGGTGTTCGACGAACGAACGCCAGCGCCCGTCGGGCCAGGGGTCAGGAAGCCAGCCCACGAACGCGAGCCCATCTGGCCCACACCATCCCAACCGAACGGGTCAGACTTGAGCGACACCCAGAAGGCCGGGGTGTACCAGCGGCCGAGGTACACGCTACCCGCAGCAGCGTGGGTAAGCTGGACGTACGAGCCACCTTCCCAGAAGGGGTTCGTGCTGGAGGTCGCTGCCTCACCGGTGTCAGGACGGAAGCGATGTTCGATCAGGAATTGAGCCGACAGGCCGCCGCCAAGATCCTCGTTGCCGCGGAAACCAAGGCGCGAGGTGGTCGACTGGCGAAGCTGCCAAGCCTTGGAAGTGCCGTTGGCGCCGGTGTTGACCGCCGTACCGCCATTGCCCTTCGACACGGCCTGGTCGAGCACACCATAGATGGTGACCGACGACTGTGCCGACGCGGCGCCAGCAAATGCGCCCAGCACTGCGAGAGCGAGCAGAGATTTTTTCATTGCGACTATCTCCTAAGTTGAACAAGAGGTCCCGGTCTCTCCCCAATGGGTGCACCGGGCCGAACTCCTCAGCGGAAGTTGGCGTATTCCACCAGAGGGCCCATGCGATGCAAAGCGTGGGAAACGCATAACGACGGCAAATGTTGTCGGCGCACAACGAGAAAAAAGAGCCTCCGCGCACCATGGAATCACCCATGAATCCAGATCAAAAAGGCACTCAAAAAGCGCTGCGCCGCCTAGGGTAATCTCGGGGTCATGACACGCGCACCCACGGCTCGAACCACCTCCGTGATCGACGATTGGATCAACGCCGCAGATAACGCATTGCGGACCCTTTCTGGCGCACACACCGCAGCACGTCCCACGCCCGCACACAAGGAAAACCCTGAGCCGCTAAGTACAGAAGAGTCGCGCCTGTCCGCGTCCCTCATGCGTGTCAACCATGTGGGTGAAATCTGCGCACAAGCGCTGTACAACGCTCAACTCGTGGCCACGCGCAATCCCGCCTTGCGAGAGAAGTTTCGCCATGCTGCGCGCGAGGAAACCGATCACCTGGCATGGACGCAACAGCGTCTGCGTGACCTGAATGCGCGCCCCAGCCTCCTCAATCCCCTCTGGTACGCAGGGGCGTTCGGCATCGGTCTCGTGGCCGGCCGTATTGGTGATGGCACGAGCCTCGGCTTCGTGGTCGAAACGGAAGCGCAGGTCGAGCAGCATCTTGCGTCTCACCTCGATCGCCTTCCGGCTTCCGACAGCGCGTCGCGTGCCATCGTCGAGCAGATGAAGATCGATGAAGCGCAGCACGGTGCTCAAGCCCAGCAGGCGGGCGCAGCGGAATTGCCCGCACCGGTACGCTGGGCGATGCGAGCCGCCGCCAAAGTGATGACGACGACTGCGCACTACGTCTGAGCTTCAGACTTCCACGATCTCGAAACTGGTCGTGATCTCGGCCGTCTTGGCCAGCATGGCGCTCGCCGAGCAGTACTTCTCATGCGACATGTGGATGGCCCGTTGCACCGCCGCTTCCGGCAAGCCCTTGCCGGAAATCACGAAATGCATGTTGATGCGGGTGAAGACCTTGGGGTCGGTCTGTGCGCGCTCCGACGTGAGTTTGGCCTGGCAACCGCGCACGTCATGTCGACCGCGCTTGAGGATCAACACGACGTCATAGGCAGCGCACGCCCCTGTGCCGGCCAGCACGGTCTCCATCGGTCGTGGCGCCAGGTTGCGCCCTCCGCCTTCGGGCGCGCCGTCCATCGTGAGCACGTGGCCGCTGCCGGTTTCGGCCATGAACGTCATGCCACCCGAGGCCACCCAATTGATCGTGCATTCCATGCTGATTCCTGCTCGTTCCCAACGCCAAAAAGCAAATTGTGCGGCCCCGGCCCTCACCCGTTCGGGTGGGCAAAATTTATTGCGGCGCAACATGCACAAGGGTACACTCGCGGCCATCGATGTGGATCCTGTCTCTCAAGACGCACATCACCGTTTGTCTCCTCCACCTCCTCCATTGGTGGATTCAGCCCAAGGCAGCAATGCCTTGGGCTTTTTTCTGCCTGAGGCGGCCCCGGGGGCCTGCCTTATGATCCGGCGCCCTTTCGTTTCCCTGCCGCACCTCCAGGAGCAGCCATGACCGGCCCCGTTCGCACCCCGTCCAAACGCCGAGCCAAGGCGGAGAAGGACGACATCGGCCTGGCCGGCTACCTGCAGAAGATCCTCACGGCGCGTGTCTACGACGTCGCCATCGAGTCCCCGCTGGAGCCGGCGAAGAACCTGTCGCGGCGCCTCGGCAATCACGTCTGGCTCAAGCGGGAAGACACGCAACCCGTCTTCAGCTTCAAACTGCGCGGCGCGTACAACAAGATGTCGGGCCTGACCGCGGCGCAGTTGAAGCGCGGCGTGATCTGTGCCTCCGCCGGCAATC
This genomic interval carries:
- a CDS encoding type 4a pilus biogenesis protein PilO produces the protein MATQGKSLNVDLNSVFGAAASQFRGLNPNEPGQWPMLPKVAVWIALAIFMVVLGWFLLLSTAAEELETERGKEPVLKQDYRGKLAQAVNLEELRKQKLQVEEYVTQLEKQLPGKAEMDALLSDINQAGLGRGLQFELFRPGQVVVKDYYAELPISVRVSGRYHDIGNFAADVANLSRIVTLHGLSIAAGKDASGKEATGLLAMEATARTYRYLDSNEIAEQRAAAAKAKAGAKK
- a CDS encoding PilN domain-containing protein, with translation MILINLLPHREEKRKRRKAAFFVGLGLAAASGLVVVGLWYLVLQQMTVGQQERNQFLTTKIKELEIQIKDIANLRSEIEALKARQKAVEDLQIDRNVPVHVLNELVKQTPEGIYYRTIKQDGQVLSLAGVAQTNERVSELLRNTGNNSEWLMRPELVEIKAATVQAAAGREQKRLYDFAMRISIKRPQDAAAAASGVASQPAAGAAVVKPPKP
- a CDS encoding pilus assembly protein PilM codes for the protein MLLGRKHPPMIGLDISSSSVKLVELGQSASGEYILERFAAEPFEKGWIADGQIEKFDEVAEAVRRVVTKSGTKTRQVIMAMPQSAVITKKIMLPAGLREEELELQVESEANQYIPFSLDEVSLDFSVIGPSPTSVGDVEVLIAASRKDRVQDRQGLAEAAGLKPVVLDIESHASRLAMSRLIEALPNEGKDALVALFEIGADTTSLKVLRDDEMLYDRDQAFGGAQLTQLISRQYGFSFEEAEQKKLAADLPEDYETSILAPFVDSLSQEIGRALQYFFTSTPHHKVHYVMLAGGTATLPGLKDRVTELTGFASMVVNPFDNMKLGSAVRESKLRREAPSYLTACGLAMRRFLQ
- a CDS encoding penicillin-binding protein 1A, with product MSETDRQDASPPRRFASLPPWAQWLAKAAAWSVGGLAALALMGLMLAGLALAVAYPNLPEISGLVDYRPKLPMRVYTSDGVLLGEFGEERRNFTPIAQVPKVMQQAVLAIEDARFYQHSGVDYKGVLRAAVAQFAESRSQGASTITMQVARNFYLSTEKTFTRKIYEVLLALKIESMLTKEQILEVYMNQIFLGQRAYGFAAASEIYFGKPLKDVTIAEAAMLAGLPKAPSAYNPINNPKRATVRQQYIIDRMLDNGFITPEQHEAARAQTLRYRAPAEVAVHAEYVAEAARQMIFSQYGEEAYTRGLNVYLTINAAEQVAAYRALRKGILDYERRQVYRGPEAYINLPGNAKDIDARVAEALDDHPDNDELRAGVALEASPRKVVAVLQNGETITVTGDGLKPVTSGLAEKGNPKTQIRRGAVIRLIKGPKGDWSVTQLPEVEGAFVSLDPRTGSVRAMVGGFDYAKNKFNHVIQAWRQPGSSFKPFIYSAALEKGFTPATVINDAPLFFDAVTTGSQPWEPKNYDGTFDGPMSMRRGLAKSKNMVSIRILQSVTPAYAQEWVTRFGFEAEKHPAYLTMALGAGSVTPLQMASAYAVFANGGYRLNPYLISKITDNKGRTLNEAKPQALDDSTRAIDARNAFVMTSLLQEVTRAGTAARAQGTLKRADIYGKTGTTNDSMDAWFAGYQRNVVAVVWIGYDTPRKLGDRETGGGLSLPVWIDYMGQALKGVPVAEASAPEGVVNLGGEWYYDEFTHGKGVSSLGLDDKLPTAPTEEEKKSILDLFKR
- the cyaY gene encoding iron donor protein CyaY; the encoded protein is MTVELVPTPLTDAQFHALAGEVLSSIEATVDAWLQDDVVDIDTHRTGGLLELSLPNGSKLIINTQPPLHELWLAARSGGYHFKHVNGRWLDTREGHEFFALLSTCASEQTGVALTFKPTA
- a CDS encoding LPS translocon maturation chaperone LptM, which encodes MAARRVSLAARAFGTNAVGPLVALLLLSACGQKGPLTLPKPPAAAAASAPAASAPR